The following are encoded together in the Diabrotica undecimpunctata isolate CICGRU chromosome 7, icDiaUnde3, whole genome shotgun sequence genome:
- the glu gene encoding structural maintenance of chromosomes protein 4 has product MPAEMTEKQKARKKIVEEKSVEDDIIDDDQHLSDDDTDIIEGIRIPRATKPTLSFDPTGPRLIITKITNNFFKSYAGEQILAPFHKCFNAIIGPNGSGKSNVIDSMLFVFGYRATKIRSKKVSVLLHNSDRYRNVQSCSVAVHFALIIDKSGDEYDVVPGSEFVVSRVANKDNSSHYTLNGKRVQFKEVGKILKTHGIDLDHNRFLILQGEVEQISMMKCKAESEHETGMLEYLEDIIGTNRYKKPLTQVTERVEYLTALKTEKLNRMQLVDNELKELQAPMEEAVKFLKVENKVVTSKNFLYQKNIYNIETKLERLEEQKKEVVAEQKAFEDNLQQIHEKKIEKETLLKEKSATYEHLKTRKESLTDAFNKANKKDIQLQETMTQTNTTRKKTKELIVAENAKLEKLKKVPEESKGGIEECERKIEEVSAKKEKYEEEKTKILSSLRTETKTLQEKKDVIQNQLVGLKEAVDETKSQYKLAESELNIYVSNEEGEKEKLKNLLEEYENVDSTIAERIKQVNTLKKKIPATEKSLNSAMEELNVVKLQESQLISEIRGNRTQLEEKRSSMQATKSKGAVLDGLMNQKRDGNCPGLYGRLGDLGAIDQKYDVAISTACGPLDNIVVDTVSTAEWCIQFLKKYNLGRATFIALDKQEHLRPYATSRISTPENVHRLYDLIKVPDEDVRTAFYYALRDTLVAGDLEQATRIAYGAQRFRVVTLNGELIETTGTMSGGGGRVSKGRMGQSVRVSNVDPKELQNLEEDIQQMEQQVRDLRQKQASLESQINTLQPELRQMKVDYEKFSMELKGLQQQKPVLEKQLKEQEQKSKATKADPAKVKKLTNLVEQKKEVYDEASERAAVLQRQVDDLTAEIKEKTSGKMKTIDKNINEATKTVDKCKAEITRLRVAVTTAQRNTVKSEEKIKTMEQDITDMENRLRRMKAERTEIEEDAKKLLDYVKEVTEQLAEEEEKYGDVKKEVAHLLKQENQIKSDKVDVDQKVKAFNSKASDYKGAIHQLEKKISHLKPQDIPNETPVELKKYTHEELEDQDTATVEKELEAAETHLKVAKPNLNAIEEYRKKQTVYIERCKDVEEVNNKRVEMKQLLESLKSRRKDEFITGYNIIKLKLKEMYQMITLGGDADFEMVDTYDPFSEGIQFNVRPPKKSWKKISNLSGGEKTLSSLALVFALHYYKPSPLYVMDEIDAALDFKNVSIVGNYIKQRTKNAQFIIISLRSNMFELCDNLIGIYKTYDCTKSITIDPRVYDEQTKQNEKRMSHGSTNEETRRPIEAASGTGDSGDKNPERNVSSEVVDTEPSNLMEVDSVIQSTNNTRDSSGLSSSMSENSLQESQVP; this is encoded by the exons atgccTGCCGAAATGACTGAAAAACAGAAGGCGAGAAAGAAAATCGTTGAAGAAAAATCTGTAGAGGACGATATAATTGACGACGATCAACACTTATCTGATGATGATACGGACATAATAGAGGGTATTCGAATTCCTAGGGCTACCAAACCAACTTTATCTTTTGACCCTACGGGTCCCCGTTTAATTATAACCAAAATTACTAACAATTTCTTTAAAAGTTACGCTGGAGAGCAGATTTTAGCACCATTTCACAAG tgTTTTAATGCTATCATTGGACCCAATGGAAGTGGCAAAAGCAATGTTATTGACTCAATGTTATTTGTGTTTGGTTATAGAGCTACAAAGATTAGATCAAAGAAAGTTTCAGTATTATTACACAACTCTGATAGATACAGAAATGTGCAGTCATGTTCAGTTGCTGTACACTTTGCTCTAATTATCGACAAG TCTGGAGATGAGTATGATGTAGTACCTGGAAGTGAATTTGTTGTATCTCGAGTTGCTAACAAAGATAATTCTTCACATTACACTTTAAATGGCAAAAGAGTACAATTTAAAGAAGTTGGTAAAATACTAAAAACTCATGGTATAGATTTGGATCACAATAGGTTTCTTATTCTTCAG GGAGAAGTGGAGCAAATCTCTATGATGAAGTGTAAAGCTGAAAGTGAACATGAAACTGGTATGTTAGAGTACTTAGAAGATATCATAGGAACTAACCGTTATAAG AAACCATTAACTCAAGTAACAGAACGAGTTGAATATCTTACTGCGctaaaaactgaaaaattaaaTAGAATGCAGCTGGTGGATAATGAACTAAAAGAATTGCAAGCCCCTATGGAAGAAGCTGTCAAATTTTTGAAGGTTGAAAACAAAGTCGTTACAAGCAAAAACTTTCTATATCAAAAGAATAT TTATAATATTGAGACTAAGTTAGAAAGACTTGAGGAACAGAAAAAAGAGGTTGTAGCGGAACAAAAAGCATTTGAAGACAATTTGCAACAAATACATGAGAAGAAGATTGAAAAGGAAACATTATTGAAAGAAAAATCTGC aaCCTATGAACATCTTAAGACACGAAAGGAAAGTTTAACTGACGCCTTTAACAAAGCTAATAAAAAGGACATCCAGCTGCAAGAGACCATGACACAAACTAATACTACcagaaagaaaacaaaagaacTTATTGTAGCAGAAAATGCGAAGTTAGAAAAGCTCAAAAAAGTACCAGAAGAAAGTAAAGGG GGTATAGAAGAATGTGAAAGGAAGATCGAAGAAGTCTCTGCCAAAAAAGAGAAGTATGAAGAAGAAAAAACTAAGATTTTGTCTAGTCTAAGAACCGAAACTAAAACTCTGCAAGAAAAGAAAGATGTTATACAAAATCAATTAGTAGGATTAAAGGAAGCTGTCGACGAAACTAAATCACAG TACAAATTGGCTGAATCAGAATTAAACATTTACGTGAGCAATGAAGAAGGCGAAAAAGAAAAGCTAAAAAATTTGCTCGAAGAGTATGAAAACGTCGATTCCACCATAGCAGAGAGGATAAAACAAGTCAATACgttaaaaaagaaaataccagcTACCGAAAAATCATTGAACAGTGCCATGGAGGAACTCAATGTGGTCAAGTTGCAAGAATCACAATTAATTTCTGAAATTAGAGGAAATAGAACTCAATTAGAAGAGAAGAGGAGTTCCATGCAAGCGACTAAGTCGAAAGGAGCTGTTTTGGACGGCTTAATGAACCAAAAACGTGATGGAAATTGTCCGGGACTATATGGAAGATTG GGCGATTTAGGTGCGATCGATCAAAAATACGATGTTGCCATTTCAACTGCTTGCGGACCTCTCGATAACATAGTTGTCGATACAGTTAGTACAGCAGAATGGTGTATACAATTTTTGAAGAAATATAATCTGGGTAGAGCTACGTTTATCGCTCTCGATAAACAAGAACATTTGAGGCCATACGCAACCAGTAGAATATCAAC ACCGGAAAACGTACACCGCTTATACGATTTGATCAAAGTACCAGACGAAGATGTTAGAACTGCATTTTACTATGCTTTGAGAGATACATTGGTAGCAGGCGACTTGGAACAAGCTACAAGAATTGCCTATGGTGCGCAGAGATTTAGGGTGGTGACACTTAATGGAGAATTAATTGAAACAACAG GTACCATGAGTGGTGGCGGAGGTAGAGTAAGTAAAGGCAGGATGGGTCAGTCTGTTCGTGTATCGAACGTAGATCCTAAAGAATTACAGAATTTGGAAGAAGATATTCAACAGATGGAGCAGCAGGTCCGAGATCTGAGACAAAAGCAGGCTTCATTGGAAAGCCAAATTAATACTTTACAACCCGAACTGAGGCAAATGAAAGTAGACTATGAGAAGTTCTCAATGGAACTAAAg GGTTTACAACAACAAAAACCTGTCTTAGAGAAACAACTAAAAGAACAAGAGCAGAAATCCAAAGCTACAAAAGCCGATCCTGCAAAAGTGAAAAAATTAACCAACCTAGTGGAACAAAAAAAAGAAGTATATGACGAAGCAAGTGAACGAGCTGCAGTTCTCCAAAGACAAGTCGATGATCTTACGGcggaaattaaagaaaaaacttcTGGTAAAATGAAAACCATCGATAAGAATATTAATGAGGCTACAAAGACTGTAGATAAGTGTAAAGCTGAAATAACCAGACTTAGAGTAGCTGTAACTACTGCACAAAg AAATACGGTAAAATCTGAAGAAAAGATTAAAACTATGGAACAAGATATTACGGATATGGAAAACAGACTGAGGCGGATGAAAGCTGAACGTACTGAAATAGAAGAAGATGCGAAGAAACTATTGGATTACGTTAAGGAAGTTACCGAACAGCTTGccgaggaagaagaaaaatatggaG ATGTAAAGAAAGAAGTTGCTCATTTGTTGAAGCAAGAAAACCAGATTAAATCTGATAAAGTTGACGTTGATCAAAAGGTAAAAGCATTTAATAGCAAGGCTTCTGACTATAAGGGGGCTATACACCAATTGGAAAAGAAG ATTTCGCATTTGAAACCCCAAGATATTCCCAATGAAACTCCAGTAGagcttaaaaaatatacacaCGAAGAATTAGAAGATCAGGATACCGCTACTGTTGAGAAGGAACTGGAAGCGGCTGAAACCCATCTGAAAGTGGCCAAACCAAATTTGAATGCAATTGAG gAGTATCGAAAAAAGCAGACTGTTTATATAGAACGATGCAAAGACGTAGAAGAAGTTAATAACAAAAGAGTAGAAATGAAACAATTATTGGAAAGTTTGAAGAGCAGACGAAAGGACGAATTCATAACGGGCTATAACATTATAAAACTCAAATTAAAGGAAATGTATCAAATGATAACTTTAGGCGGAGATGCTGATTTTGAAATGGTTGATACGTATGATCCATTTTCAGAGGGAATTCAGTTTAA TGTGAGGCCTCCGAAAAAATCTTGGAAGAAAATTTCTAACTTATCTGGAGGAGAAAAAACGTTATCGTCTTTGGCCCTTGTCTTTGCTCTGCATTATTACAAACCTTCGCCACTATATGTAATGGACGAGATTGATGCAGCCTTAGATTTCAAAAATGTTTCAATTGTTGGAAATTACATTAAG CAACGCACCAAAAATGCCCAATTCATTATAATCTCTCTTCGATCCAACATGTTCGAACTGTGCGATAATCTCATAGGAATTTACAAAACGTACGATTGCACGAAGTCTATAACGATAGATCCAAGAGTATATGACGAGCAAACAAAACAGAATGAAAAGCGAATGTCCCATGGGTCGACCAACGAAGAGACTAGACGACCGATTGAGGCCGCTTCTGGTACTGGAGATTCTGGAGATAAAAATCCAGAAAGAAATGTTAGCAGTGAAG TTGTAGACACAGAACCTTCGAACCTGATGGAAGTTGATAGTGTCATCCAGAGTACAAATAATACCAGGGATTCATCTGGATTATCTAGTAGCATGAGTGAAAATAGTTTACAAGAATCCCAAGTGCCCTAA
- the LOC140444979 gene encoding mitochondrial import receptor subunit TOM20 homolog, producing the protein MVSPKAMFGICAGVSATLFIGYCFYFDKQRHNDPDFKKKLRQRRRARRDAAASSGKRSSTVFPNIKDHEAVQRFFLQEIQLGEELLAAGDLENGVDHLGNAVTVCGQPNDLLQVLQQTLQPNVFHLLIERLPAVAPRLMKAQSGNQSASLQEDDVE; encoded by the exons atggtaTCCCCCAAAGCAATGTTTGGCATATGTGCAGGCGTCTCAGCAACCCTATTTATCGGATATTGTTTTTACTTTGATAAACAGAGGCACAACGACCCAGACTTTAAGAAAAAATTGAGACAAA GGAGACGTGCTCGTCGGGATGCAGCTGCATCATCTGGAAAAAGATCTAGTACAGTGTTTCCTAATATTAAAGATCATGAAGCAGTACAAAGATTTTTCTTGCAAGAAATCCAACTAGGAGAAGAGTTATTAGCTGCAGGTGACCTTGAGAATGGAGTAGACCATTTGGGTAATGCAGTTACTGTTTGTGGGCAACCAAACGATTTACTACAAGtcttacaacaaacactacaacCCAATGTGTTCCATTTACTTATTGAAAGACTGCCAGCTGTGGCACCTCGTCTCATGAAAGCACAAAGTGGAAATCAAAGCGCTTCTTTGCAAGAAGATGATGTTGAGTGA
- the Pfdn6 gene encoding prefoldin subunit 6: MSEDIQRKLQNELENYKKTQKELQRTIQTRQQLDGQLNENEIVKQELDLLPSDGKVYKSVGPVLIKTELIEAKQNVSKRMDYISKELKRVDDLINTLDKKQDVHREALQKLQHQFQQAQVKAALHA; the protein is encoded by the exons atgagtGAGGATATACAACGAAAACTGCAAAATGAAttagaaaattacaaaaaaactcAGAAAG AACTTCAAAGAACCATTCAAACCAGACAACAATTGGATGGTCAATTAAACGAGAATGAAATTGTTAAACAAGAATTAGACCTACTTCCAAGTGATGGTAAAGTTTATAAATCCGTAGGACCTGTACTGATTAAAACTGAGTTAATAGAAGCCAAACAAAATGTCAGTAAAAGAATGGATTATATTAGCAAAGAACTGAAACGAGTCGACGATCTTATTAATACTCTAGATAAAAAACAAGATGTTCATAGGGAAGCTCTTCAAAAATTGCAACATCAGTTTCAACAAGCTCAAGTGAAAGCTGCTTTACATGCTTAA